One part of the Alligator mississippiensis isolate rAllMis1 chromosome 3, rAllMis1, whole genome shotgun sequence genome encodes these proteins:
- the LOC106738591 gene encoding major histocompatibility complex class I-related gene protein isoform X1, with amino-acid sequence MPEGCGAKVQGKAGRGRRSEARRCTSRWKESLSPCGPGHTAHYSKTRDLRGAGNQLQLHSPQQMAGTTPQWESWGLSPTHTAPSLLAPCSDPTAPCERHCILVHLSLHGMGCCARTLRLQAPQGASVKVVPGSRLLLLLLLVGTAAVPGTSASFHSYQHLYTGVSDPGPDVPAFTAVSYVDDQQILHYDSETQRQEPRADWVLGAIEPDFWKGETMSLRSWQDGFKRNLVTLQHRYNQTGESHTLQLMYGCKLREDNSTGGYMQLGYDGGDFISYDLGTRTWVAETTQAQVTQRSWNEDKAFLQITSAYLEETCIEWLWKYLQCGEAVLQRKRPMAQVSDGPSQGGRTTLSCRVHGFYPKDVAVVWVKNGEAQPQETTRSEVFPSGDGTYQTWATIEIDPSRNHNYVCSVEHESLGAALRESWDKGRTKSDLIPIVGIVIGFVAVAIGIIVCHLYFPEEQCLLQHLKQN; translated from the exons ATGCCCGAGGGCTGCGGGGCCAAagtgcagggcaaggcagggcggGGCAGGCGCAGTGAAGCTCGGCGCTGTACTAGCCGCTGGAAGGAAAGTCTTTCCCCCTGCGGACCCGGGCACACAGCTCACTACTCCAAGACCAGAGACCTGCGCG GAGCAGGGAACCAACTTCAGCTCCATTCCCCGCAGCAGATGGCCGGGACCACACCACAGTGGGAATCTTGGGGCCTGAGCCCAACTCACACGGCCCCATCTCTACTCGCACCGTGCAGTGACCCTACAGCTCCCTGCGAGAGGCACTGCATCCTGGTGCACCTGTCGCTGCACGGGATGGGCTGCTGCGCACGGACATTGCGGCTGCAAGCGCCACAGGGAGCTTCTGTGaaggtggtgccaggctcccggctgctgctcctgttgctgctcgtgggcactgcagctgtgccagGAACCAGCGCCA GCTTCCACTCCTACCAGCATCTCTACACGGGGGTGTCAGACCCTGGCCCGGACGTGCCCGCCTTCACTGCTGTGAGCTACGTGGATGACCAGCAAATTCTGCACTATGACAGCGAGACACAGAGACAGGAGCCACGCGCGGACTGGGTACTAGGGGCCATCGAGCCAGACTTCTGGAAGGGGGAAACCATGTCCTTGCGGAGCTGGCAGGATGGATTTAAACGGAACCTGGTCACGCTGCAGCATCGCTACAACCAGACCGGGG AGTCTCACACTCTGCAGCTCATGTACGGCTGCAAGCTCCGTGAAGACAACAGCACTGGAGGCTACATGCAGTTGGGCTATGATGGGGGAGACTTCATCAGCTATGACCTGGGAACGCGCACCTGGGTAGCAGAAACAACACAGGCTCAGGTTACCCAGCGCAGCTGGAATGAGGATAAGGCCTTTCTTCAGATTACCAGTGCCTACCTGGAGGAGACCTGCATCGAGTGGCTGTGGAAGTACCTGCAGTGCGGGGAGGCAGTGCTGCAGCGCA agcgtCCCATGGCACAGGTGAGCGACGGGCCATCCCAGGGTGGACGCACCACCCTGTCCTGCCGGGTCCACGGCTTCTACCCCAAGGACGTGGCTGTCGTTTGGGTGAAGAACGGGGAGGCGCAGCCCCAGGAGACAACCCGCTCTGAGGTTTTTCCCAGCGGAGACGGGACCTACCAGACCTGGGCCACCATTGAGATAGACCCCAGCAGAAACCACAATTATGTCTGCAGCGTGGAGCacgagagcctgggggcagccctgAGAGAGTCCTGGGACAAGGGCAGGACGA AGTCCGACTTGATACCAATTGTGGGCATTGTTATCGGTTTTGTTGCAGTGGCCATTGGGATCATTGTCTGTCACTTGTACTTTCCTGA
- the LOC106738591 gene encoding major histocompatibility complex class I-related gene protein isoform X2, with amino-acid sequence MPEGCGAKVQGKAGRGRRSEARRCTSRWKESLSPCGPGHTAHYSKTRDLRGAGNQLQLHSPQQMAGTTPQWESWGLSPTHTAPSLLAPCSDPTAPCERHCILVHLSLHGMGCCARTLRLQAPQGASVKVVPGSRLLLLLLLVGTAAVPGTSASFHSYQHLYTGVSDPGPDVPAFTAVSYVDDQQILHYDSETQRQEPRADWVLGAIEPDFWKGETMSLRSWQDGFKRNLVTLQHRYNQTGESHTLQLMYGCKLREDNSTGGYMQLGYDGGDFISYDLGTRTWVAETTQAQVTQRSWNEDKAFLQITSAYLEETCIEWLWKYLQCGEAVLQRKRPMAQVSDGPSQGGRTTLSCRVHGFYPKDVAVVWVKNGEAQPQETTRSEVFPSGDGTYQTWATIEIDPSRNHNYVCSVEHESLGAALRESWDKGRTKSDLIPIVGIVIGFVAVAIGIIVCHLYFPDS; translated from the exons ATGCCCGAGGGCTGCGGGGCCAAagtgcagggcaaggcagggcggGGCAGGCGCAGTGAAGCTCGGCGCTGTACTAGCCGCTGGAAGGAAAGTCTTTCCCCCTGCGGACCCGGGCACACAGCTCACTACTCCAAGACCAGAGACCTGCGCG GAGCAGGGAACCAACTTCAGCTCCATTCCCCGCAGCAGATGGCCGGGACCACACCACAGTGGGAATCTTGGGGCCTGAGCCCAACTCACACGGCCCCATCTCTACTCGCACCGTGCAGTGACCCTACAGCTCCCTGCGAGAGGCACTGCATCCTGGTGCACCTGTCGCTGCACGGGATGGGCTGCTGCGCACGGACATTGCGGCTGCAAGCGCCACAGGGAGCTTCTGTGaaggtggtgccaggctcccggctgctgctcctgttgctgctcgtgggcactgcagctgtgccagGAACCAGCGCCA GCTTCCACTCCTACCAGCATCTCTACACGGGGGTGTCAGACCCTGGCCCGGACGTGCCCGCCTTCACTGCTGTGAGCTACGTGGATGACCAGCAAATTCTGCACTATGACAGCGAGACACAGAGACAGGAGCCACGCGCGGACTGGGTACTAGGGGCCATCGAGCCAGACTTCTGGAAGGGGGAAACCATGTCCTTGCGGAGCTGGCAGGATGGATTTAAACGGAACCTGGTCACGCTGCAGCATCGCTACAACCAGACCGGGG AGTCTCACACTCTGCAGCTCATGTACGGCTGCAAGCTCCGTGAAGACAACAGCACTGGAGGCTACATGCAGTTGGGCTATGATGGGGGAGACTTCATCAGCTATGACCTGGGAACGCGCACCTGGGTAGCAGAAACAACACAGGCTCAGGTTACCCAGCGCAGCTGGAATGAGGATAAGGCCTTTCTTCAGATTACCAGTGCCTACCTGGAGGAGACCTGCATCGAGTGGCTGTGGAAGTACCTGCAGTGCGGGGAGGCAGTGCTGCAGCGCA agcgtCCCATGGCACAGGTGAGCGACGGGCCATCCCAGGGTGGACGCACCACCCTGTCCTGCCGGGTCCACGGCTTCTACCCCAAGGACGTGGCTGTCGTTTGGGTGAAGAACGGGGAGGCGCAGCCCCAGGAGACAACCCGCTCTGAGGTTTTTCCCAGCGGAGACGGGACCTACCAGACCTGGGCCACCATTGAGATAGACCCCAGCAGAAACCACAATTATGTCTGCAGCGTGGAGCacgagagcctgggggcagccctgAGAGAGTCCTGGGACAAGGGCAGGACGA AGTCCGACTTGATACCAATTGTGGGCATTGTTATCGGTTTTGTTGCAGTGGCCATTGGGATCATTGTCTGTCACTTGTACTTTCCTGA
- the LOC106738591 gene encoding major histocompatibility complex class I-related gene protein isoform X5, whose amino-acid sequence MGCCARTLRLQAPQGASVKVVPGSRLLLLLLLVGTAAVPGTSASFHSYQHLYTGVSDPGPDVPAFTAVSYVDDQQILHYDSETQRQEPRADWVLGAIEPDFWKGETMSLRSWQDGFKRNLVTLQHRYNQTGESHTLQLMYGCKLREDNSTGGYMQLGYDGGDFISYDLGTRTWVAETTQAQVTQRSWNEDKAFLQITSAYLEETCIEWLWKYLQCGEAVLQRKRPMAQVSDGPSQGGRTTLSCRVHGFYPKDVAVVWVKNGEAQPQETTRSEVFPSGDGTYQTWATIEIDPSRNHNYVCSVEHESLGAALRESWDKGRTKSDLIPIVGIVIGFVAVAIGIIVCHLYFPEEQCLLQHLKQN is encoded by the exons ATGGGCTGCTGCGCACGGACATTGCGGCTGCAAGCGCCACAGGGAGCTTCTGTGaaggtggtgccaggctcccggctgctgctcctgttgctgctcgtgggcactgcagctgtgccagGAACCAGCGCCA GCTTCCACTCCTACCAGCATCTCTACACGGGGGTGTCAGACCCTGGCCCGGACGTGCCCGCCTTCACTGCTGTGAGCTACGTGGATGACCAGCAAATTCTGCACTATGACAGCGAGACACAGAGACAGGAGCCACGCGCGGACTGGGTACTAGGGGCCATCGAGCCAGACTTCTGGAAGGGGGAAACCATGTCCTTGCGGAGCTGGCAGGATGGATTTAAACGGAACCTGGTCACGCTGCAGCATCGCTACAACCAGACCGGGG AGTCTCACACTCTGCAGCTCATGTACGGCTGCAAGCTCCGTGAAGACAACAGCACTGGAGGCTACATGCAGTTGGGCTATGATGGGGGAGACTTCATCAGCTATGACCTGGGAACGCGCACCTGGGTAGCAGAAACAACACAGGCTCAGGTTACCCAGCGCAGCTGGAATGAGGATAAGGCCTTTCTTCAGATTACCAGTGCCTACCTGGAGGAGACCTGCATCGAGTGGCTGTGGAAGTACCTGCAGTGCGGGGAGGCAGTGCTGCAGCGCA agcgtCCCATGGCACAGGTGAGCGACGGGCCATCCCAGGGTGGACGCACCACCCTGTCCTGCCGGGTCCACGGCTTCTACCCCAAGGACGTGGCTGTCGTTTGGGTGAAGAACGGGGAGGCGCAGCCCCAGGAGACAACCCGCTCTGAGGTTTTTCCCAGCGGAGACGGGACCTACCAGACCTGGGCCACCATTGAGATAGACCCCAGCAGAAACCACAATTATGTCTGCAGCGTGGAGCacgagagcctgggggcagccctgAGAGAGTCCTGGGACAAGGGCAGGACGA AGTCCGACTTGATACCAATTGTGGGCATTGTTATCGGTTTTGTTGCAGTGGCCATTGGGATCATTGTCTGTCACTTGTACTTTCCTGA
- the LOC106738591 gene encoding major histocompatibility complex class I-related gene protein isoform X3 — protein sequence MAGTTPQWESWGLSPTHTAPSLLAPCSDPTAPCERHCILVHLSLHGMGCCARTLRLQAPQGASVKVVPGSRLLLLLLLVGTAAVPGTSASFHSYQHLYTGVSDPGPDVPAFTAVSYVDDQQILHYDSETQRQEPRADWVLGAIEPDFWKGETMSLRSWQDGFKRNLVTLQHRYNQTGESHTLQLMYGCKLREDNSTGGYMQLGYDGGDFISYDLGTRTWVAETTQAQVTQRSWNEDKAFLQITSAYLEETCIEWLWKYLQCGEAVLQRKRPMAQVSDGPSQGGRTTLSCRVHGFYPKDVAVVWVKNGEAQPQETTRSEVFPSGDGTYQTWATIEIDPSRNHNYVCSVEHESLGAALRESWDKGRTKSDLIPIVGIVIGFVAVAIGIIVCHLYFPEEQCLLQHLKQN from the exons ATGGCCGGGACCACACCACAGTGGGAATCTTGGGGCCTGAGCCCAACTCACACGGCCCCATCTCTACTCGCACCGTGCAGTGACCCTACAGCTCCCTGCGAGAGGCACTGCATCCTGGTGCACCTGTCGCTGCACGGGATGGGCTGCTGCGCACGGACATTGCGGCTGCAAGCGCCACAGGGAGCTTCTGTGaaggtggtgccaggctcccggctgctgctcctgttgctgctcgtgggcactgcagctgtgccagGAACCAGCGCCA GCTTCCACTCCTACCAGCATCTCTACACGGGGGTGTCAGACCCTGGCCCGGACGTGCCCGCCTTCACTGCTGTGAGCTACGTGGATGACCAGCAAATTCTGCACTATGACAGCGAGACACAGAGACAGGAGCCACGCGCGGACTGGGTACTAGGGGCCATCGAGCCAGACTTCTGGAAGGGGGAAACCATGTCCTTGCGGAGCTGGCAGGATGGATTTAAACGGAACCTGGTCACGCTGCAGCATCGCTACAACCAGACCGGGG AGTCTCACACTCTGCAGCTCATGTACGGCTGCAAGCTCCGTGAAGACAACAGCACTGGAGGCTACATGCAGTTGGGCTATGATGGGGGAGACTTCATCAGCTATGACCTGGGAACGCGCACCTGGGTAGCAGAAACAACACAGGCTCAGGTTACCCAGCGCAGCTGGAATGAGGATAAGGCCTTTCTTCAGATTACCAGTGCCTACCTGGAGGAGACCTGCATCGAGTGGCTGTGGAAGTACCTGCAGTGCGGGGAGGCAGTGCTGCAGCGCA agcgtCCCATGGCACAGGTGAGCGACGGGCCATCCCAGGGTGGACGCACCACCCTGTCCTGCCGGGTCCACGGCTTCTACCCCAAGGACGTGGCTGTCGTTTGGGTGAAGAACGGGGAGGCGCAGCCCCAGGAGACAACCCGCTCTGAGGTTTTTCCCAGCGGAGACGGGACCTACCAGACCTGGGCCACCATTGAGATAGACCCCAGCAGAAACCACAATTATGTCTGCAGCGTGGAGCacgagagcctgggggcagccctgAGAGAGTCCTGGGACAAGGGCAGGACGA AGTCCGACTTGATACCAATTGTGGGCATTGTTATCGGTTTTGTTGCAGTGGCCATTGGGATCATTGTCTGTCACTTGTACTTTCCTGA
- the LOC106738591 gene encoding major histocompatibility complex class I-related gene protein isoform X4, giving the protein MPEGCGAKVQGKAGRGRRSEARRCTSRWKESLSPCGPGHTAHYSKTRDLRGFHSYQHLYTGVSDPGPDVPAFTAVSYVDDQQILHYDSETQRQEPRADWVLGAIEPDFWKGETMSLRSWQDGFKRNLVTLQHRYNQTGESHTLQLMYGCKLREDNSTGGYMQLGYDGGDFISYDLGTRTWVAETTQAQVTQRSWNEDKAFLQITSAYLEETCIEWLWKYLQCGEAVLQRKRPMAQVSDGPSQGGRTTLSCRVHGFYPKDVAVVWVKNGEAQPQETTRSEVFPSGDGTYQTWATIEIDPSRNHNYVCSVEHESLGAALRESWDKGRTKSDLIPIVGIVIGFVAVAIGIIVCHLYFPEEQCLLQHLKQN; this is encoded by the exons ATGCCCGAGGGCTGCGGGGCCAAagtgcagggcaaggcagggcggGGCAGGCGCAGTGAAGCTCGGCGCTGTACTAGCCGCTGGAAGGAAAGTCTTTCCCCCTGCGGACCCGGGCACACAGCTCACTACTCCAAGACCAGAGACCTGCGCG GCTTCCACTCCTACCAGCATCTCTACACGGGGGTGTCAGACCCTGGCCCGGACGTGCCCGCCTTCACTGCTGTGAGCTACGTGGATGACCAGCAAATTCTGCACTATGACAGCGAGACACAGAGACAGGAGCCACGCGCGGACTGGGTACTAGGGGCCATCGAGCCAGACTTCTGGAAGGGGGAAACCATGTCCTTGCGGAGCTGGCAGGATGGATTTAAACGGAACCTGGTCACGCTGCAGCATCGCTACAACCAGACCGGGG AGTCTCACACTCTGCAGCTCATGTACGGCTGCAAGCTCCGTGAAGACAACAGCACTGGAGGCTACATGCAGTTGGGCTATGATGGGGGAGACTTCATCAGCTATGACCTGGGAACGCGCACCTGGGTAGCAGAAACAACACAGGCTCAGGTTACCCAGCGCAGCTGGAATGAGGATAAGGCCTTTCTTCAGATTACCAGTGCCTACCTGGAGGAGACCTGCATCGAGTGGCTGTGGAAGTACCTGCAGTGCGGGGAGGCAGTGCTGCAGCGCA agcgtCCCATGGCACAGGTGAGCGACGGGCCATCCCAGGGTGGACGCACCACCCTGTCCTGCCGGGTCCACGGCTTCTACCCCAAGGACGTGGCTGTCGTTTGGGTGAAGAACGGGGAGGCGCAGCCCCAGGAGACAACCCGCTCTGAGGTTTTTCCCAGCGGAGACGGGACCTACCAGACCTGGGCCACCATTGAGATAGACCCCAGCAGAAACCACAATTATGTCTGCAGCGTGGAGCacgagagcctgggggcagccctgAGAGAGTCCTGGGACAAGGGCAGGACGA AGTCCGACTTGATACCAATTGTGGGCATTGTTATCGGTTTTGTTGCAGTGGCCATTGGGATCATTGTCTGTCACTTGTACTTTCCTGA